The Daphnia carinata strain CSIRO-1 chromosome 2, CSIRO_AGI_Dcar_HiC_V3, whole genome shotgun sequence genome has a segment encoding these proteins:
- the LOC130687811 gene encoding LOW QUALITY PROTEIN: prolyl 4-hydroxylase subunit alpha-1-like (The sequence of the model RefSeq protein was modified relative to this genomic sequence to represent the inferred CDS: substituted 1 base at 1 genomic stop codon) gives MESLISTEMELARHLENYIQEEEIRLKQPRGFLEKYETMYQEASEDVSKYLANPVNAYLLVKRLTSDWRQVEGVMVQNVASAIVQNITQHRNVLSFPSDEDLNGTAVALMRLQDTYMLDAHSLAEGKLLGKKYSRQLTAGDCWELGRQSYMNGDHYHTVLWMSEALNKFIVDSNEAVKREEILEHLAFSTYKQGNVNEALQLTQELLRIVPYHERALTNVKYYEDMLHQEEETQPRQERDDRIXKMENFDPTMLKLKKHPGTAGIPTDHWENYEKLCRGEELIDHKIAARLRCRFVTNNVPFFLIQPVKMEEASLKPWLVLFHDVITDEEIETVKKLAQPRLQRSTVQKSLTGESELTKYRIAKAAFLQNNEHDQVYKMNQRIGDITGLDMAMAEDLQACNYGIGGHYEPHYDFARKGEIQKDFGWGNRIATWLFCMSDVEAGGATVFPKINLAVWPRRERAAFWYNLHPNGDGDDLTQHAACPVLIGSKWGTVIFNYGITI, from the exons ATGGAGAGCCTTATATCAACTGAAATGGAGCTCGCAAGGCATCTTGAAAATTacattcaagaagaagaaattagaCTTAAACAACCAAGAGG ATTCCTGGAAAAATATGAAACCATGTATCAAGAAGCAAGTGAAGACGTGTCTAAGTATTTGGCTAATCCAGTCAATGCTTACTTACTAGTCAAACGCCTCACCTCTGATTGGAGGCAGGTCGAAGGAGTTATGGTGCAGAATGTTGCCTCTG CCATCGTACAAAACATCACGCAACATCGTAATGTGTTAAGCTTCCCTTCTGATGAAGATTTAAACGGAACAGCTGTGGCATTAATGAGGCTGCAAGATACATATATGTTAGACGCTCATTCTTTAGCTGAAGGGAAGCTCTTAGGGAAGAAGTATTCCCGTCAGCTTACTG CTGGAGACTGCTGGGAACTTGGCCGCCAGTCCTACATGAATGGAGATCATTACCATACCGTTCTGTGGATGAGCGAAGCTTTAAACAAGTTCATAGTCGATTCCAATGAAGCAGTAAAACGTGAAGAAATTCTCGAGCATTTGGCATTTTCTACTTATAAACAAG GTAATGTAAATGAGGCCTTACAACTAACTCAAGAACTGCTAAGAATTGTCCCGTACCACGAACGTGCGCTTACCAATGTGAAGTATTACGAAGACATGCTtcatcaagaagaagagacgCAACCCCGCCAAGAACGCGACGA caggatttaaaaaatggaaaattttgaTCCTACTATGTTAAAACTAAAGAAACACCCAGGTACCGCAGGAATACCCACCGATCACTGGGAGAACTATGAAAAGCTTTGCAG AGGTGAGGAACTAATCGATCACAAAATCGCAGCCCGTCTACGATGTCGTTTCGTTACCAATAACGTCCCGTTCTTCCTCATTCAACCCGTTAAGATGGAAGAGGCTTCGCTGAAACCATGGCTAGTTCTTTTTCACGATGTTATCACCGACGAGGAAATTGAAACTGTTAAAAAGCTGGCGCAACCCAGG CTACAACGAAGCACGGTGCAAAAAAGTTTGACAGGTGAAAGTGAACTAACTAAATACCGGATCGCCAAAGCCGCCTTTTTgcaaaacaatgaacatgACCAGGTATACAAG ATGAATCAACGTATTGGTGATATTACTGGACTTGACATGGCTATGGCTGAAGACCTCCAAGCTTGTAATTACGGCATTGGAGGGCATTATGAGCCACACTACGATTTCGCAAGA AAAGGTGAGATTCAAAAAGATTTCGGCTGGGGTAATCGAATCGCTACATGGTTGTTTTGC ATGAGTGACGTTGAGGCAGGAGGGGCGACAGTTTTCCCAAAAATCAATTTGGCTGTTTGGCCTCGAAGAGAACGTGCAGCGTTCTGGTATAACCTTCACCCGAACGGTGATGGTGACGATTTGACCCAGCATGCTGCCTGTCCTGTTCTAATCGGATCTAAATGGGGTACAGTGATATTTAATTATGGAATAACAATTTAG